The Methyloferula stellata AR4 genome includes a window with the following:
- the flgI gene encoding flagellar basal body P-ring protein FlgI has product MFRFFLVFSLCLAGFGADAAVRIKDISQLEGVRDNQLLGYGLVVGLQSTGDTLRNSTFTEQSIQSMLDRMGINVRGTSLRTRNVAAVIVTADLPPYVSAGSRIDVTVSSMGDATSLLGGTLLMTSLNGLDGQTYAVAQGSLAVTGFAATGQAESVTQNVPTTGRIPNGALIEREVPGTLQDIAKLTLDLKNPDFNTAVRIADAINGYSVEHYGMRVAREQDQKSVALEKPPHVTTARFMAEIGDLTVQADSPARVVMDSRSGTIVIGQDVQISTVAVTHGNLTVRITETPVVSQPAPFSRGKTVVVPRTDIEASQQGGPVVILNGTSLRILVAGLNRIGLKPSGIISILQAIKTSGALQADLVVQ; this is encoded by the coding sequence ATGTTCCGTTTTTTTCTTGTGTTCTCTCTATGCCTTGCTGGGTTCGGCGCCGATGCCGCGGTGAGGATCAAGGATATTTCCCAACTCGAGGGCGTGCGCGACAATCAGTTGCTCGGCTACGGCCTTGTGGTCGGCCTGCAAAGCACAGGCGACACGCTGCGCAATTCGACGTTCACGGAACAATCGATCCAATCCATGTTGGACCGCATGGGGATCAACGTACGTGGGACGTCTCTCAGGACGCGCAACGTGGCGGCCGTCATCGTGACGGCGGATCTGCCGCCTTACGTGAGTGCCGGTTCGAGGATCGATGTCACGGTCTCGTCGATGGGCGATGCAACATCGCTTCTCGGCGGCACCTTGCTTATGACCTCTCTGAACGGTCTTGATGGACAGACTTACGCCGTCGCACAAGGTTCGCTTGCCGTCACCGGCTTCGCTGCGACCGGACAGGCGGAAAGCGTTACGCAAAATGTGCCGACCACCGGACGCATTCCGAATGGGGCTTTGATCGAGCGCGAGGTGCCTGGAACATTGCAGGACATCGCCAAACTGACGCTCGATCTGAAAAATCCGGATTTCAACACGGCCGTCCGGATCGCCGATGCGATCAATGGCTATTCGGTCGAACATTACGGAATGCGCGTTGCACGCGAACAGGATCAGAAATCGGTCGCGTTGGAAAAGCCACCGCATGTCACAACGGCGCGTTTCATGGCCGAAATCGGGGATCTCACGGTTCAAGCCGATTCGCCGGCCCGTGTCGTCATGGATTCGCGCAGCGGCACGATCGTGATCGGTCAGGACGTGCAAATTTCAACGGTCGCCGTCACGCATGGAAACCTGACCGTGCGGATTACCGAAACCCCTGTCGTCTCTCAGCCGGCACCGTTCTCGCGAGGAAAAACCGTCGTCGTGCCGCGGACGGATATCGAGGCGTCGCAACAGGGTGGTCCAGTGGTGATCTTGAATGGGACGAGCCTGCGGATTCTGGTCGCAGGGCTCAACCGGATCGGATTGAAACCATCGGGAATTATCTCGATCCTGCAGGCGATCAAAACCTCGGGCGCGTTGCAGGCTGATCTCGTCGTTCAATAA
- the flgH gene encoding flagellar basal body L-ring protein FlgH — protein MRYLLSIFLAISLGGCAGDIREIGTEPKMTPVGTGLAVDMQPTASALFVASPKHKSASIWDGNKSNIFSDPRATQIGDVVTINIAINDSATFGNATDRSLDSVINTGFDWKLQQNNTQSEFKPTVTSESLSSTKGQGNIDRSEKIQLSVAAVVSDVLPNGNLVVSGSQEVRVNFELRLLNVAGIIRPRDISRNNTISYDKVAEARISYGGRGRIMEVQQPALLQQIYDRLKPF, from the coding sequence ATGCGATATCTCTTGTCTATCTTCCTTGCCATTTCGCTCGGGGGATGTGCAGGCGATATCCGGGAAATCGGAACAGAGCCGAAAATGACGCCTGTCGGCACGGGGCTTGCGGTCGATATGCAGCCGACGGCCAGCGCACTTTTCGTTGCGAGTCCGAAACACAAATCAGCATCCATATGGGACGGCAACAAGTCCAATATTTTCAGCGATCCGCGCGCCACGCAAATCGGCGATGTCGTGACCATCAATATTGCGATCAACGACAGCGCTACTTTCGGCAATGCCACGGACCGCTCTTTGGACTCGGTCATCAACACGGGCTTCGACTGGAAGTTGCAGCAGAACAATACGCAGAGCGAGTTCAAGCCGACTGTCACCTCCGAATCGCTGTCGTCGACGAAGGGCCAGGGAAATATCGACCGGTCTGAAAAGATCCAATTGTCGGTCGCGGCGGTTGTGTCCGACGTCTTGCCTAATGGCAATTTGGTCGTCAGCGGGTCGCAGGAAGTGCGCGTGAACTTCGAGCTCAGGCTTTTGAATGTCGCGGGCATTATCCGGCCGCGCGATATCTCGCGCAACAATACGATCTCCTATGACAAGGTCGCGGAGGCCCGCATCTCCTATGGCGGCCGTGGGCGGATCATGGAGGTTCAACAACCGGCTCTGTTGCAGCAGATCTACGATCGTTTGAAACCCTTTTAG
- a CDS encoding MotE family protein — protein sequence MNLAQFHSTLFGILLALAAMGFGNAGLCLEPKKAEQALKPPEPKNLALPSSIDSKSPMTDIQRFCSNNAATAGDARAAWQAAKLIELEEQVKQRIAELEAKRAEYEQWLKKREEVMKKAEDGVVAIYSRMRPEAAALQLSAMDDDMAATLLTKLPPRTASAILNEIEPGRAARLTNTMAGVTAQDGKKS from the coding sequence ATGAACCTGGCTCAATTTCATTCGACGCTGTTTGGGATCCTGCTGGCGCTGGCTGCGATGGGTTTCGGCAATGCCGGGCTTTGTCTTGAGCCAAAGAAAGCCGAGCAGGCTTTGAAGCCACCCGAGCCGAAAAATCTCGCGTTGCCATCTTCAATCGATAGCAAGTCCCCAATGACGGATATCCAACGGTTCTGTTCGAACAATGCTGCGACGGCCGGCGATGCGCGAGCGGCGTGGCAGGCAGCGAAGCTCATCGAACTTGAAGAGCAGGTCAAGCAACGCATCGCAGAACTCGAAGCCAAGCGCGCCGAATATGAGCAATGGCTGAAAAAGCGCGAAGAGGTCATGAAGAAGGCCGAAGACGGTGTTGTGGCGATCTATTCGCGCATGCGCCCCGAAGCGGCCGCCTTGCAGCTTTCGGCCATGGACGACGATATGGCAGCGACTTTATTGACGAAGCTGCCGCCGCGGACGGCGAGTGCCATTCTCAACGAGATCGAACCTGGCCGTGCGGCCCGCCTGACGAATACGATGGCGGGTGTCACGGCGCAGGACGGAAAGAAGTCTTAG
- the flgA gene encoding flagellar basal body P-ring formation chaperone FlgA produces MLIAVFRRAVLCLVMAGFASLEAQVVAADEFLLPVPNVTIYPNDIIRESWIVEHDFSTSPFPPKGGVIDSRAALVGKIARRTLLPGMPIPVTAIGEPRLVINGERVRVVYSEAGLTITTYGSALQAGGAGDVVSVRNLDSGLTISGVVQPDGSVSVSGG; encoded by the coding sequence ATGCTGATCGCGGTTTTCAGGCGCGCTGTCCTTTGTCTGGTCATGGCAGGCTTTGCGTCGCTCGAGGCGCAGGTGGTGGCGGCAGACGAGTTTCTTTTGCCGGTGCCGAACGTGACGATTTATCCGAACGATATCATTCGCGAAAGCTGGATCGTCGAGCACGATTTTTCCACGAGTCCGTTCCCGCCCAAGGGCGGTGTCATCGACTCGCGTGCCGCGCTTGTCGGCAAAATCGCTCGGCGTACTTTGCTGCCGGGCATGCCCATCCCAGTCACTGCCATAGGCGAGCCCCGGCTCGTCATAAATGGAGAAAGGGTGCGCGTCGTTTACAGCGAAGCCGGCTTGACCATTACGACCTATGGGTCGGCTCTCCAGGCTGGCGGAGCCGGCGATGTCGTTTCGGTTCGCAATCTCGATAGCGGCCTGACCATTTCGGGTGTCGTGCAGCCTGATGGATCAGTTAGCGTGAGCGGCGGCTGA